A genomic region of Oryza glaberrima chromosome 1, OglaRS2, whole genome shotgun sequence contains the following coding sequences:
- the LOC127757220 gene encoding uncharacterized protein LOC127757220 isoform X2 has product MRGFPVPVTSWSSAALLGRAISSARDAAEASSPITAAEMVRVAKEVANAADACGVSGKKLLEAAEALSRSDTDAEPRRRAAERIFDAASMVAKEADASGASGLSDAAQNLTCATYAFSVAASGWGSLPESSTSGRDAGDLLTEPLLGSCQDKNEKMTGEGKDFSEMRNSAADSDPLQQSEIKESSLFGKCKELLNYGFLGGPALLPYLGSGLRKTVSPCSPSVFHYIFSSWWICIGVGVICSSSGRAMCRERYMGLDLIRIFRSCFSTCHAWHHFDGYTL; this is encoded by the exons ATGCGGGGTTTCCCCGTTCCGGTGACGAGTTGGAGCTCCGCCGCGCTCCTGGGCCGCGCCATCTCCTCGGCCAGGGACGCGGCCGAGGCCTCCTCCCCCATCACCGCCGCGGAGATGGTCCGGGTGGCGAAGGAGGTGGCCAACGCCGCCGACGCCTGCGGAGTCTCCGGCAAGAAGCTGCTGGAGGCTGCGGAAGCGCTGTCCAGGTCCGACACCGACGCGGAGCcgaggcggcgcgccgccgagcgGATTTTCGATGCGGCGTCCATGGTGGCCAAGGAGGCCGACGCGTCAGGAGCGTCGGGTCTCTCAGATGCGGCCCAAAATCTGACCTGCGCGACCTACGCGTTCTCGGTAGCCGCCTCGGGATGGGGGTCCTTGCCGGAGTCCAGCACGAGCGGGAGGGACGCCGGCGACCTCCTAACCGAGCCCCTTCTTGGGTCATGTCAGGACAAGAACGAGAAGATGACCGGCGAGGGCAAGGACTTCAGCGAGATGAGGAATAGTGCAGCGGACTCTGATCCACTTCAGCAATCGGAG ATTAAGGAGTCGTCCCTTTTTGGAAAATGCAAAGAACTCCTCAATTATGGTTTTCTTGGAGGTCCTGCCCTCCTACCCTATCTAGGCTCTGGACTGAGGAAAACAGTGTCACCGTGCAGCCCGTCTGTCTTCCACTACATCTTCTCGTCGTGGTGGATTTGCATTGGCGTCGGTGTGATTTGCAGCAGCTCAGGGAGAGCAATGTGTAGAGAGAGATATATGGGGCTTGATCTTATCCGTATATTTAGAAGTTGCTTCTCGACTTGCCATGCTTGGCATCACTTTGATGGTTATACTCTATAA
- the LOC127757220 gene encoding uncharacterized protein LOC127757220 isoform X1, producing the protein MRGFPVPVTSWSSAALLGRAISSARDAAEASSPITAAEMVRVAKEVANAADACGVSGKKLLEAAEALSRSDTDAEPRRRAAERIFDAASMVAKEADASGASGLSDAAQNLTCATYAFSVAASGWGSLPESSTSGRDAGDLLTEPLLGSCQDKNEKMTGEGKDFSEMRNSAADSDPLQQSEIKESSLFGKCKELLNYGFLGGPALLPYLGSGLRKTVSPCSPSVFHYIFSSWWICIGVGVICSSSGRAMCRERYMGLDLIRIFRSCFSTCHAWHHFDGSHEQGDLKILHIDRITSHPNDK; encoded by the exons ATGCGGGGTTTCCCCGTTCCGGTGACGAGTTGGAGCTCCGCCGCGCTCCTGGGCCGCGCCATCTCCTCGGCCAGGGACGCGGCCGAGGCCTCCTCCCCCATCACCGCCGCGGAGATGGTCCGGGTGGCGAAGGAGGTGGCCAACGCCGCCGACGCCTGCGGAGTCTCCGGCAAGAAGCTGCTGGAGGCTGCGGAAGCGCTGTCCAGGTCCGACACCGACGCGGAGCcgaggcggcgcgccgccgagcgGATTTTCGATGCGGCGTCCATGGTGGCCAAGGAGGCCGACGCGTCAGGAGCGTCGGGTCTCTCAGATGCGGCCCAAAATCTGACCTGCGCGACCTACGCGTTCTCGGTAGCCGCCTCGGGATGGGGGTCCTTGCCGGAGTCCAGCACGAGCGGGAGGGACGCCGGCGACCTCCTAACCGAGCCCCTTCTTGGGTCATGTCAGGACAAGAACGAGAAGATGACCGGCGAGGGCAAGGACTTCAGCGAGATGAGGAATAGTGCAGCGGACTCTGATCCACTTCAGCAATCGGAG ATTAAGGAGTCGTCCCTTTTTGGAAAATGCAAAGAACTCCTCAATTATGGTTTTCTTGGAGGTCCTGCCCTCCTACCCTATCTAGGCTCTGGACTGAGGAAAACAGTGTCACCGTGCAGCCCGTCTGTCTTCCACTACATCTTCTCGTCGTGGTGGATTTGCATTGGCGTCGGTGTGATTTGCAGCAGCTCAGGGAGAGCAATGTGTAGAGAGAGATATATGGGGCTTGATCTTATCCGTATATTTAGAAGTTGCTTCTCGACTTGCCATGCTTGGCATCACTTTGATG GATCACATGAACAAGGAGACTTGAAGATATTACATATCGATAGAATCACTTCTCATCCAAATGATAAGTAG